A single Lolium perenne isolate Kyuss_39 chromosome 6, Kyuss_2.0, whole genome shotgun sequence DNA region contains:
- the LOC127309371 gene encoding uncharacterized protein encodes MDVSDLSASSMEYESGNTDEEEFNISSANYNAPREDEQSWGDDDVDESMDADGVDVEDDNVEQEEDVDTDNIQSDVVEEATDDERLDCGFVDEVLVGDNSSYDYYGDSDLETIEEPVRRRHVRFMNSFVVKSVGKKKNGSEDEDESDTEDKRKFYWEVMEKTFVSEAAAYTFYNGYARQEGFSVRKFKFKETKGANKIVRRRRRTVFVHGTLKRTWLGT; translated from the exons ATGGACGTTTCAGATTTGAGTGCAAGTTCAATGGAGTACGAAAGCGGAAATACAGATGAAGAGGAATTCAATATTTCGTCTGCCAACTATAATGCACCTCGTGAAGATGAACAAAGTTGGGGAGACGATGATGTCGACGAAAGT ATGGATGCAGATGGTGTTGATGTAGAAGATGATAATGTAGAGCAAGAAGAAGATGTTGACACTGATAAT ATTCAGAGTGATGTTGTGGAGGAGGCAACTGATGACGAGAGATTGGACTGTGGTTTTGTTGATGAG GTCTTAGTTGGCGATAATTCTTCTTACGACTATTACGGTGATTCAGACTTGGAGACTATAGAAGAACCTGTTAGAAGAAGACATGTAAGATTTATGAATTCATTCGTT GTGAAATCTGTTGGTAAGAAAAAGAATGGATCAGAGGATGAAGATGAGAGTGATACAGAAGATAAGAGGAAGTTTTACTGGGAAGTAATGGAGAAGACCTTTGTGTCTGAGGCAGCTGCTTATACTTTTTATAATGGATATGCTCGACAAGAGGGATTCAGTGTAAGAAAGTTCAAGTTCAAAGAGACTAAGGGTGCTAACAAAATAGTTCGCAGAAGGCG CCGCACCGTATTTGTTCATGGCACATTGAAAAGAACATGGCTCGGCACCTAA
- the LOC127306352 gene encoding zinc finger protein CONSTANS-LIKE 9 isoform X2 has product MGSLCDFCGEQRPTIYCRSDEASLCLSCDRSVHSANTLSRRHTRTLLCDRCASQPAEVRCLEENASLCQNCDWNSHGATSSAAGHKRQTINGYTGCPSSEELSRIWSFDMDIFTATAEPNCVEGISMMNINDSSVSNHCAQQGNSLLDIANTTLTSDPPTGEKHQPAEPVSVTPKVPCVTDEDMFNDDSIYENFCVDDADLTFENYEELFGTSHIQTEQLFDDAGIDSYFESKEMLADECNELKPTQPECSNMVSADSSICIPARHAISNISVSFSGFTGDSNAGDHQDCEVSQMLLMGEPPWLPPGPEGSLASGSRGSALSRYKEKKKRRKFDKKIRYASRKARADVRKRVKGRFVKAGEAYDYDPLSETRSY; this is encoded by the exons ATGGGTTCTCTTTGTGATTTCTGTGGGGAGCAAAGGCCAACAATTTATTGCCGATCTGATGAAGCATCTTTATGCTTATCGTGTGATCGTAGTGTGCATTCAGCTAATACCCTTTCTCGACGACATACGAGGACCCTCCTTTGTGATCGTTGTGCTTCACAGCCCGCAGAGGTCCGCTGTCTTGAAGAGAACGCCTCACTTTGCCAAAATTGTGATTGGAACAGCCATGGTGCAACATCCTCGGCTGCTGGCCATAAAAGGCAGACCATAAACGGCTACACTGGGTGCCCATCATCAGAAGAGCTGTCAAGAATCTGGTCCTTTGATATGGATATCTTCACTGCAACTGCTGAGCCTAACTGTGTGGAAGGCATAAGCATGATGAACATTAATGACAGTAGTGTCAGTAATCATTGCGCTCAACAAGGTAACAGTCTGCTGGATATAGCCAACACAACACTCACGAGTGATCCACCCACTGGTGAAAAG CATCAGCCAGCTGAACCAGTTTCAGTGACGCCCAAG GTACCCTGTGTAACAGATGAAGATATGTTTAATGATGACAGCATATATGAAAACTTCTGTGTGGATGATGCTGATCTGACATTTGAGAACTACGAAGAACTGTTTGGTACCTCACACATTCAGACAGAGCAACTATTTGATGATGCTGGAATTGACAGTTACTTTGAATCGAAGGAAATGCTAGCTGATGAATGTAACGAG CTCAAGCCCACGCAGCCTGAATGTAGCAACATGGTTTCTGCTGATTCCAGCATTTGCATTCCTGCTAGGCATGCCATCTCCAATATATCCGTCTCCTTCTCTGGGTTCACTGGTGACAGCAATGCTGGAGATCATCAAGATTGTGAGGTATCTCAAATGCTCCTTATGGGTGAGCCTCCATGGCTTCCTCCTGGTCCTGAAGGCTCACTTGCCAGTGGTAGCAGAGGTAGCGCTCTCTCACGGtacaaggagaagaagaagagacgAAA ATTTGACAAGAAGATCAGGTATGCTTCTCGCAAGGCTAGGGCAGacgtgagaaaaagggtcaagggTCGATTCGTAAAAGCTGGTGAAGCATACGACTACGATCCACTCAGCGAAACAAGAAGCTACTGA
- the LOC127306352 gene encoding zinc finger protein CONSTANS-LIKE 9 isoform X1: MGSLCDFCGEQRPTIYCRSDEASLCLSCDRSVHSANTLSRRHTRTLLCDRCASQPAEVRCLEENASLCQNCDWNSHGATSSAAGHKRQTINGYTGCPSSEELSRIWSFDMDIFTATAEPNCVEGISMMNINDSSVSNHCAQQGNSLLDIANTTLTSDPPTGEKITSRDGMNLRPLATHQPAEPVSVTPKVPCVTDEDMFNDDSIYENFCVDDADLTFENYEELFGTSHIQTEQLFDDAGIDSYFESKEMLADECNELKPTQPECSNMVSADSSICIPARHAISNISVSFSGFTGDSNAGDHQDCEVSQMLLMGEPPWLPPGPEGSLASGSRGSALSRYKEKKKRRKFDKKIRYASRKARADVRKRVKGRFVKAGEAYDYDPLSETRSY, from the exons ATGGGTTCTCTTTGTGATTTCTGTGGGGAGCAAAGGCCAACAATTTATTGCCGATCTGATGAAGCATCTTTATGCTTATCGTGTGATCGTAGTGTGCATTCAGCTAATACCCTTTCTCGACGACATACGAGGACCCTCCTTTGTGATCGTTGTGCTTCACAGCCCGCAGAGGTCCGCTGTCTTGAAGAGAACGCCTCACTTTGCCAAAATTGTGATTGGAACAGCCATGGTGCAACATCCTCGGCTGCTGGCCATAAAAGGCAGACCATAAACGGCTACACTGGGTGCCCATCATCAGAAGAGCTGTCAAGAATCTGGTCCTTTGATATGGATATCTTCACTGCAACTGCTGAGCCTAACTGTGTGGAAGGCATAAGCATGATGAACATTAATGACAGTAGTGTCAGTAATCATTGCGCTCAACAAGGTAACAGTCTGCTGGATATAGCCAACACAACACTCACGAGTGATCCACCCACTGGTGAAAAGATTACATCCAGAGATGGGATGAATCTTCGGCCGCTTGCCACACATCAGCCAGCTGAACCAGTTTCAGTGACGCCCAAG GTACCCTGTGTAACAGATGAAGATATGTTTAATGATGACAGCATATATGAAAACTTCTGTGTGGATGATGCTGATCTGACATTTGAGAACTACGAAGAACTGTTTGGTACCTCACACATTCAGACAGAGCAACTATTTGATGATGCTGGAATTGACAGTTACTTTGAATCGAAGGAAATGCTAGCTGATGAATGTAACGAG CTCAAGCCCACGCAGCCTGAATGTAGCAACATGGTTTCTGCTGATTCCAGCATTTGCATTCCTGCTAGGCATGCCATCTCCAATATATCCGTCTCCTTCTCTGGGTTCACTGGTGACAGCAATGCTGGAGATCATCAAGATTGTGAGGTATCTCAAATGCTCCTTATGGGTGAGCCTCCATGGCTTCCTCCTGGTCCTGAAGGCTCACTTGCCAGTGGTAGCAGAGGTAGCGCTCTCTCACGGtacaaggagaagaagaagagacgAAA ATTTGACAAGAAGATCAGGTATGCTTCTCGCAAGGCTAGGGCAGacgtgagaaaaagggtcaagggTCGATTCGTAAAAGCTGGTGAAGCATACGACTACGATCCACTCAGCGAAACAAGAAGCTACTGA